The Pseudarthrobacter sulfonivorans genome includes a window with the following:
- a CDS encoding thioredoxin family protein — protein MATVDITGEQFASTIEGNDIVLVDFWAEWCGPCKQFGPTYSAVSEKHSDVLFTKVDTEAQQQLAAEAGITSIPTLMAFREKVLVFSQPGALNAQQLEQVVDAVKALDMDEVHAHVARSQAEAAAAAESNPATAGKTSGPQDGSQIPDL, from the coding sequence ATGGCTACCGTAGACATCACAGGTGAACAGTTCGCATCGACCATCGAAGGCAACGACATTGTCCTGGTGGACTTCTGGGCTGAATGGTGCGGTCCCTGCAAGCAGTTCGGGCCCACGTACAGCGCCGTGTCGGAGAAGCACTCCGACGTCCTGTTCACGAAGGTGGACACCGAAGCCCAGCAGCAGCTCGCCGCCGAGGCCGGCATCACGTCCATCCCCACCCTGATGGCCTTCCGCGAAAAAGTTCTGGTCTTCTCCCAGCCCGGCGCCCTGAACGCCCAGCAGCTGGAGCAGGTTGTTGACGCGGTCAAGGCCCTGGACATGGACGAGGTTCACGCCCATGTGGCGCGCTCGCAGGCAGAAGCGGCAGCGGCCGCGGAAAGCAACCCGGCCACCGCCGGAAAGACGTCGGGCCCCCAGGACGGCTCGCAGATCCCCGACCTGTAA
- a CDS encoding alpha/beta fold hydrolase, which translates to MKGLSVAYERVGEGPALVLLHGFSIDSRMWRPQIEALKGQFTVFAWDAPGAGRSSDPPDPYGLADWADCLAACLSSVGLERAHIAGLSWGGILAQEFYRRHSPFVESLILAGTYAGWEGSLPQPIPQERLAACLRDASLPPEDFVAKYLPSMFSRSPNPQAFEELAGIMRGFHPSGFRLMAMASAVDTRNILPTITVPTLLLWGESDERSPIAVAHALLKEIAGSRLALIPKAGHVSNLENPEAFSKEIRNFCLTTPRSSLSS; encoded by the coding sequence GTGAAAGGCCTCTCGGTGGCCTACGAACGGGTCGGCGAGGGGCCGGCGCTGGTGCTGTTGCATGGCTTTTCAATCGATTCACGCATGTGGAGGCCTCAGATCGAGGCCCTGAAGGGGCAGTTCACAGTGTTCGCCTGGGACGCTCCCGGTGCAGGCCGCTCCTCCGATCCTCCGGACCCCTATGGACTGGCGGACTGGGCGGATTGCCTTGCGGCTTGCCTCAGTTCTGTCGGGCTTGAACGGGCGCACATCGCTGGCCTGTCCTGGGGAGGGATTCTAGCGCAGGAGTTCTACAGGCGTCACTCCCCGTTCGTGGAGTCGCTGATCCTGGCCGGCACCTACGCCGGATGGGAAGGCTCACTTCCCCAGCCCATTCCCCAGGAGCGACTAGCCGCCTGCCTTCGGGATGCTTCGTTGCCGCCGGAGGACTTTGTAGCGAAGTATCTTCCATCGATGTTCAGCCGTTCCCCGAACCCGCAAGCCTTCGAGGAATTGGCGGGCATCATGCGCGGCTTCCACCCCTCCGGCTTCCGGCTGATGGCCATGGCATCCGCTGTGGACACCCGGAACATCCTGCCGACAATAACCGTTCCCACGCTGCTGCTGTGGGGTGAGTCGGACGAACGATCGCCGATCGCTGTTGCCCACGCGCTGCTCAAGGAGATTGCCGGCTCACGGCTTGCGCTCATCCCCAAGGCAGGGCACGTGAGCAATCTGGAAAACCCGGAGGCATTCAGCAAGGAGATTCGAAACTTCTGCCTCACGACCCCGCGTTCGTCGCTGTCCAGCTGA
- a CDS encoding acyl-CoA thioesterase — protein sequence MHLLLRTLLMLFTSARRSAMTIWDASSLPLRVLPTDIDIAMHVNNGMYFSLMDLGRFDLMVRSGVWKTMRRRGWSPVAAGETIAFRKSLQLWQQYTIETKIIGLDAKAIYFEQRMVSDGEIYARAYIATRLVNKGRPVSQEEILREFGQPPADLVLPEWIHEWRETNALPGSRTPAPHVWDSLTREPQGLNGGNPDSYVPTSRRFTA from the coding sequence ATGCACCTGCTTCTGAGAACCCTCCTGATGCTGTTCACGTCCGCCCGCCGCTCCGCAATGACAATCTGGGACGCGTCTTCCCTGCCGCTGCGTGTCCTGCCCACCGACATCGACATCGCCATGCATGTCAACAACGGCATGTACTTTTCCCTCATGGACCTGGGCCGGTTCGACCTGATGGTCCGCAGCGGCGTGTGGAAGACGATGCGCCGGCGCGGCTGGAGCCCGGTGGCGGCGGGGGAGACCATCGCCTTCCGGAAGTCGCTGCAGCTGTGGCAGCAGTACACCATCGAAACAAAGATCATCGGCCTGGATGCCAAGGCCATCTACTTTGAGCAGCGCATGGTGTCCGACGGCGAGATTTACGCGCGTGCCTACATCGCCACCCGCCTGGTCAACAAGGGCAGGCCGGTCAGCCAGGAGGAGATCCTGCGCGAGTTCGGCCAGCCCCCGGCAGACCTTGTACTCCCCGAGTGGATCCACGAGTGGCGCGAGACCAACGCCCTGCCCGGCAGCCGTACGCCGGCGCCGCACGTTTGGGACAGCCTCACCCGGGAACCCCAGGGCCTGAACGGCGGCAACCCGGACAGCTACGTGCCGACGTCGCGGCGGTTCACCGCATAG
- the htpX gene encoding zinc metalloprotease HtpX, translated as MHKHYNGLKTAALFGVLWAVLLGLGGLIGINTRSSAPIWIMALIGVATTAYGYWNSDKIAIRSMQAYPVTEAQAPQLYQIVRELSVRANQPMPRIYLSPTMNPNAFATGRNPKNAAVCCTEGILQLLDARELRGVLGHELMHVYNRDILTSSVAAAVAGVITSVGQMLLFFGGDRRNSNPLAMLAMALLAPFAASLIQLAISRTREYDADEDGSQLTGDPLALASALRKIEQGVRIAPLPQEQKLVNTSHLMIANPFRGGAMTKLFATHPPMKERIARLERIAGRPLN; from the coding sequence GTGCACAAGCATTACAACGGCCTGAAAACTGCGGCGCTCTTCGGCGTCCTGTGGGCGGTGCTCCTGGGCCTGGGCGGACTGATCGGGATCAATACCCGGAGCTCAGCGCCCATCTGGATCATGGCCCTCATCGGCGTGGCCACCACCGCGTACGGCTACTGGAACAGCGACAAGATCGCCATCCGTTCCATGCAGGCCTACCCCGTCACGGAGGCCCAGGCGCCACAGCTCTACCAGATTGTCCGGGAGCTCTCCGTCCGGGCCAACCAGCCGATGCCTCGCATCTACCTCTCACCCACCATGAACCCGAACGCGTTCGCCACCGGCCGGAATCCCAAAAACGCCGCCGTGTGCTGCACCGAAGGGATCCTGCAGCTGCTCGATGCCCGCGAGCTGCGCGGGGTCCTGGGGCACGAGCTGATGCACGTGTACAACCGGGACATCCTCACGTCCTCGGTGGCAGCCGCGGTGGCCGGCGTCATCACATCCGTGGGCCAGATGCTGCTGTTCTTCGGCGGCGACCGGCGCAACTCCAACCCGCTGGCCATGCTGGCGATGGCCCTTTTGGCACCGTTCGCGGCGTCCCTGATCCAGCTCGCCATCTCCAGGACCCGCGAGTACGACGCCGACGAGGACGGTTCGCAGCTCACCGGAGATCCGCTGGCGCTCGCCTCAGCCCTGCGCAAGATTGAGCAGGGGGTCCGGATCGCGCCGCTGCCGCAGGAGCAGAAGCTGGTCAACACCTCGCACCTGATGATCGCCAACCCGTTCCGCGGCGGGGCGATGACCAAGTTGTTCGCCACGCACCCGCCCATGAAGGAGCGGATCGCCCGGCTGGAACGGATTGCCGGCCGGCCGCTTAACTGA
- a CDS encoding ABC transporter permease subunit, with protein MSITTLPLFRRAFFDSWRSTVAWAAGLAAATLLYLPLYPSIGGSAQMQDMIDALPAEMTKALNYDQIATGPGYTQATLFGLIGFLLMTIASVGWGAAAVGGDEESGQLELTLAHGVTRVQVVLERALSLFLRVVLLAALVFVLVRLLNDSAQLTIRPENLFGAAVLFAGLALLSGTAALCAGAVSGRQTYGLAAGAAVGVLGYVFNAVGRQSGDVEWLLNLSPYHWAYGNSPVANGADWAAAGWLWGISAGLVAAAAYAVNRRDVGT; from the coding sequence ATGAGCATCACCACCCTGCCGCTGTTCCGCCGGGCATTCTTTGATTCCTGGCGCTCCACGGTGGCGTGGGCCGCCGGCCTGGCCGCCGCCACTCTCCTCTATCTGCCGCTGTACCCGTCCATCGGCGGGAGCGCGCAGATGCAGGACATGATCGATGCCCTCCCGGCCGAGATGACCAAGGCGCTGAACTACGACCAGATCGCCACCGGTCCCGGGTACACCCAGGCCACGCTTTTCGGGCTGATCGGCTTCCTGCTGATGACCATCGCTTCCGTTGGATGGGGTGCGGCCGCGGTGGGCGGGGATGAGGAATCCGGCCAGCTGGAGCTGACCCTCGCCCATGGGGTTACCCGCGTCCAGGTGGTGCTGGAACGCGCGCTGTCCCTGTTCCTGCGGGTGGTGCTGCTCGCGGCCCTGGTCTTTGTGCTGGTCCGGCTGCTCAATGATTCAGCCCAGCTGACCATCCGGCCCGAGAACCTCTTCGGCGCAGCGGTGCTGTTCGCAGGGCTGGCGCTACTGAGCGGAACGGCCGCGCTGTGCGCCGGGGCCGTGTCCGGCAGGCAGACGTACGGGTTGGCCGCGGGTGCCGCCGTCGGCGTTCTTGGATATGTCTTCAACGCCGTCGGCCGGCAGAGCGGGGACGTGGAGTGGCTGCTCAATCTGAGCCCCTACCACTGGGCTTACGGAAATTCGCCGGTGGCCAACGGTGCGGACTGGGCAGCGGCGGGGTGGCTCTGGGGAATTTCGGCAGGCCTGGTGGCCGCGGCGGCCTATGCGGTGAACCGCCGCGACGTCGGCACGTAG
- a CDS encoding LysM peptidoglycan-binding domain-containing protein has protein sequence MFQLTAPTPEPPRRNFETDVPRADLLAPRHGPISNKLWAGMATAAVISAFGVGALAGPVPTAEISAPPEAITTAASPVVRVARPLAAVPLDAPYVGSVEFGSAGAGTAQPEVAEAAVPAAPAEAPPPPPAPEPAPAPAGDPNLYTVVPGDTVGGIAARYGVDTNAMLAANGLGYYSIIVPGQTLKLTGPAVEVSAPAPAPAAVAAAPAAASPAYIPAPAPVQAAPAVRTIYVAGAGGQAMVDACIGPIHYTPNDGYSLFITEHDFCGGWARFSGIGVGETVSIPGYGTYTATARGQVPNPGTTNDVIAVFGGFPRAILQTCIPGTNQMLLIALN, from the coding sequence ATGTTCCAGTTGACCGCACCTACTCCCGAACCACCCCGCCGAAATTTCGAAACCGATGTCCCCCGGGCCGATCTCCTGGCACCGAGGCACGGGCCGATCAGCAACAAGCTGTGGGCCGGCATGGCCACCGCCGCCGTGATTTCCGCCTTCGGAGTCGGCGCATTGGCCGGCCCCGTCCCCACGGCAGAGATATCCGCGCCACCGGAGGCCATCACGACGGCGGCGTCGCCAGTTGTGCGCGTTGCCCGGCCTTTGGCCGCGGTGCCGTTGGATGCGCCCTATGTTGGGTCCGTTGAGTTTGGCAGTGCGGGAGCTGGCACTGCGCAGCCGGAAGTCGCAGAAGCTGCGGTGCCTGCGGCGCCTGCCGAGGCTCCCCCACCACCGCCAGCGCCCGAACCTGCTCCGGCGCCCGCGGGCGACCCCAACCTCTACACAGTGGTTCCCGGCGACACCGTGGGTGGGATCGCGGCCAGGTACGGTGTTGACACAAATGCGATGCTGGCCGCCAACGGGCTGGGCTATTACAGCATCATCGTCCCGGGCCAAACGCTGAAACTGACGGGGCCCGCCGTCGAGGTTTCCGCCCCGGCACCGGCGCCGGCCGCGGTTGCGGCGGCACCCGCTGCTGCTTCACCGGCCTACATCCCCGCCCCGGCGCCGGTCCAGGCCGCGCCCGCTGTCCGCACCATCTATGTCGCGGGCGCTGGCGGACAGGCCATGGTGGACGCGTGCATCGGGCCGATCCATTACACACCCAACGACGGCTACTCGCTGTTCATCACGGAGCACGACTTCTGCGGCGGGTGGGCGCGCTTCTCCGGCATCGGCGTGGGCGAGACCGTCAGCATTCCGGGCTACGGGACATACACGGCGACGGCCCGGGGCCAGGTCCCCAACCCGGGAACCACCAACGATGTCATCGCGGTATTCGGCGGATTCCCCCGGGCCATCCTGCAGACGTGCATCCCGGGGACCAACCAGATGCTACTGATCGCCCTGAACTAG
- a CDS encoding YajQ family cyclic di-GMP-binding protein: MAGESTFDVVSKVDKQEVANALNQAQKELVQRYDFKGVGAEVDFSGEKILMKANSEERVLAVLDVLQSKLIRRGISLKSLDTGEPYPSGKEFRLEASIKEGIEQDLAKKINKLIRDEGPKGVKSQIQGDELRVSSKSRDDLQSVMALLKDFDEADLQFVNFRS; the protein is encoded by the coding sequence ATGGCAGGCGAGTCAACGTTCGACGTCGTAAGCAAAGTGGACAAGCAGGAGGTGGCCAACGCGCTGAACCAGGCACAGAAGGAACTGGTCCAGCGCTACGACTTCAAGGGCGTCGGCGCCGAGGTCGACTTCAGCGGCGAGAAGATCCTGATGAAGGCGAACTCGGAGGAACGTGTCCTCGCCGTGCTGGACGTCCTCCAGTCCAAGCTGATCCGCCGCGGCATCTCCCTGAAGTCCCTGGACACCGGCGAGCCTTACCCCTCCGGCAAGGAATTCCGCCTCGAAGCCTCCATCAAGGAAGGCATCGAGCAGGACCTGGCCAAGAAGATCAACAAGCTGATCCGCGATGAGGGCCCCAAGGGCGTCAAATCCCAGATCCAGGGCGACGAACTCCGCGTCTCCTCCAAGTCCCGCGATGACCTGCAGTCCGTCATGGCGCTGCTGAAGGACTTTGACGAGGCGGACCTGCAGTTCGTCAACTTCCGCAGCTAG
- a CDS encoding ABC transporter ATP-binding protein: protein MAQAISTRSLTKQFGRRVVLHGVDFSVEAGSAFGVIGPNGAGKTTTMRCLLDIIRPTSGEVRVLGKDPRAGGPELRRRIGYLPGELFLEGRVTGRTLLAHYQAISGPVAPGRIDGLAERLGLDLDRHTRKLSKGNKQKLGLVQAFMHDPELLVLDEPTSGLDPLVQQEFHAMVREAQHNGQTIFLSSHVLSEVQQTADTVAILRDGRIIAVESVNGLREGAVRRVRFTANGITAHDAGAMLGGVPGVGHVAVLESGGSITLSATVEGAIQPLVRALGTLDLTDLVLEEPDLEESVLKMYSSPAETDQAVPGTAEAAR from the coding sequence ATGGCCCAGGCTATTTCCACCCGGTCCCTCACCAAACAGTTCGGCCGGCGCGTGGTGCTCCACGGGGTGGATTTCAGCGTCGAAGCAGGCTCCGCGTTCGGCGTGATCGGCCCCAACGGCGCGGGCAAGACTACCACCATGCGCTGCCTGCTGGACATCATCCGCCCCACGTCCGGGGAGGTCCGCGTCCTGGGCAAGGACCCCCGTGCTGGCGGCCCGGAGCTCCGCCGGCGGATAGGTTACCTTCCCGGCGAGCTGTTCCTCGAGGGCCGCGTCACGGGCCGGACACTCCTGGCCCACTACCAAGCCATCAGTGGTCCGGTGGCCCCGGGCAGGATCGATGGCCTTGCCGAACGGCTGGGGCTGGACCTGGACCGCCACACGCGCAAACTGTCCAAGGGCAACAAGCAGAAGCTAGGCCTGGTCCAGGCGTTTATGCACGATCCCGAGCTCCTTGTCCTCGATGAGCCCACCAGCGGCCTGGATCCGCTGGTCCAGCAGGAATTCCATGCGATGGTCCGCGAGGCGCAGCACAACGGCCAGACCATCTTCCTCAGCTCCCACGTCCTTAGCGAGGTCCAGCAGACGGCGGACACGGTGGCGATCCTCCGGGACGGCCGGATCATCGCCGTCGAGTCCGTGAACGGGCTCCGGGAAGGTGCGGTGCGCCGGGTCCGGTTCACCGCGAACGGAATAACAGCGCACGACGCCGGCGCAATGCTGGGTGGGGTACCCGGCGTCGGGCACGTTGCGGTGCTGGAGTCCGGCGGCAGCATCACCCTTTCGGCCACCGTGGAGGGGGCCATCCAGCCGCTGGTCAGGGCCCTGGGCACCCTCGATCTGACCGACCTGGTCCTGGAGGAACCGGACCTTGAAGAGTCGGTACTCAAGATGTACTCAAGTCCCGCAGAAACAGACCAAGCAGTGCCCGGCACGGCGGAGGCCGCGCGATGA
- a CDS encoding MFS transporter translates to MGKLLADITPLRESPAFRRLWLGSAVSAVGSQLTLVAVSLEVYRLTQDSFYVGLLGVFALVPLVFGGLLGGSIADSHNRRTVALLATSVLWLTTGLIALQSWLQLGNVWILYLLVALQSGAQAINQPARSAIIPTLIRKELLPAANALSMMSFGLALTVGPLLAGVLVAWVGFGWTYTIDFISFAFVLWAVFRLPSMPPSGSAGRAGIRSVIEGFRFLGTRPNLRMTFIIDLVAMILAQPRALMPAIGALMIGGGETTVGILLASSAVGAFLAGLFSGPLGHVRWQGSAVVWSVMGWGASIAGFGVVVLLAGRTDDGGVTVWLVPAALCCALAGIADSISAVFRNTILQAAAPDHLRGRLQGVFIVVVAGGPRVGDLLAGGGTKILSEGWVLLLGGVLCIAVAWLAAQLQPGFRQYDARDPVP, encoded by the coding sequence GTGGGGAAACTGCTGGCCGATATCACACCGCTCCGGGAGAGCCCGGCCTTCCGCCGGCTCTGGCTGGGTTCCGCCGTCTCGGCCGTGGGGAGCCAGCTCACGCTGGTGGCCGTGAGCCTGGAGGTATACCGGCTCACGCAGGACAGTTTCTATGTGGGACTGCTGGGTGTGTTTGCGCTGGTGCCGCTGGTGTTCGGCGGCCTGCTGGGCGGCTCCATCGCCGACTCCCACAACCGCCGCACGGTGGCGCTCCTGGCAACCTCTGTCCTGTGGCTGACCACCGGCCTGATCGCGCTGCAGTCCTGGCTGCAGCTGGGAAACGTCTGGATTCTCTACCTCCTGGTGGCGCTGCAAAGCGGTGCCCAGGCCATCAACCAGCCGGCCCGCAGTGCCATCATCCCCACGCTTATCCGCAAGGAACTGCTTCCCGCGGCCAACGCGCTCAGCATGATGTCGTTCGGGTTGGCCTTGACGGTGGGACCCCTGCTGGCGGGGGTGCTGGTGGCGTGGGTGGGCTTCGGCTGGACGTACACCATCGACTTCATCAGCTTCGCGTTTGTGCTCTGGGCAGTCTTCAGGCTGCCGTCCATGCCTCCCTCAGGAAGTGCCGGGCGGGCCGGGATCCGGTCTGTCATCGAGGGGTTCCGGTTCCTGGGCACCCGGCCCAACCTGCGGATGACCTTCATCATCGACCTCGTGGCCATGATCCTGGCCCAGCCGCGCGCGCTGATGCCCGCCATCGGTGCGCTGATGATCGGCGGCGGCGAAACCACGGTGGGCATCCTGCTGGCCTCCAGCGCGGTGGGGGCGTTCCTGGCCGGCCTGTTTTCGGGGCCGCTCGGCCATGTCCGGTGGCAGGGGAGTGCCGTGGTGTGGTCGGTGATGGGCTGGGGCGCCTCGATTGCGGGCTTCGGTGTGGTGGTGCTCCTGGCAGGACGGACGGACGACGGCGGGGTCACAGTTTGGCTGGTCCCGGCGGCTTTGTGTTGCGCCCTGGCCGGAATCGCAGACTCCATCAGTGCCGTTTTCCGCAACACCATCCTGCAGGCGGCCGCGCCGGACCACCTGCGGGGACGGCTGCAGGGGGTCTTCATTGTGGTGGTGGCCGGTGGGCCGCGAGTGGGTGACCTGCTGGCAGGCGGCGGGACTAAGATTCTCAGTGAGGGCTGGGTCCTGCTCTTGGGCGGGGTTTTGTGCATCGCGGTTGCCTGGCTGGCGGCACAGCTGCAGCCGGGCTTCCGGCAGTACGATGCCCGCGACCCGGTGCCATAG
- a CDS encoding potassium channel family protein — protein MTQQRYRDLAEWPLMGTALVFLAAYAWQVIGRVDGSGAELLETVMWLTWGIFALDYAANLWLARERHRWFLWNLHELLIVALPFFRPLRLLRLVTLLSVLHRTIGETLRGRVVTYVAGSAALLVFVGALAVLDVEQSAPDAKILTFGDALWWAITTITTVGYGDMYPVTPIGRLVASALMMSGIAVLGVVTASIASWLVQRVEESTEAAAESVEEPLRAELAGLATEIAALRREVAELKDRPSL, from the coding sequence ATGACGCAACAACGCTACCGGGACCTCGCCGAGTGGCCGCTGATGGGGACGGCACTGGTTTTCCTGGCGGCGTATGCGTGGCAGGTGATTGGCCGCGTCGACGGCAGCGGCGCGGAATTGCTTGAGACGGTGATGTGGCTGACGTGGGGTATTTTCGCCCTTGATTACGCCGCGAACCTGTGGCTGGCCAGAGAGCGCCACCGCTGGTTCCTCTGGAACCTGCACGAACTCCTGATCGTGGCCCTTCCGTTCTTCCGGCCGCTGCGCCTGCTCCGGCTGGTCACGCTGCTTTCAGTGCTGCACAGGACCATCGGCGAGACCCTCAGGGGCCGGGTGGTCACGTACGTGGCGGGATCGGCGGCGCTCCTGGTATTTGTGGGCGCGCTGGCGGTACTGGACGTTGAACAGTCGGCCCCGGACGCCAAGATCCTGACATTCGGCGACGCTCTCTGGTGGGCCATCACCACCATCACCACGGTGGGTTACGGCGACATGTACCCCGTGACGCCGATCGGCCGGCTGGTGGCCTCGGCGCTGATGATGAGCGGCATTGCCGTGCTGGGTGTGGTCACCGCGTCCATCGCCTCCTGGCTTGTCCAGCGTGTAGAGGAGTCCACGGAAGCTGCCGCGGAGTCCGTGGAGGAACCCTTGCGGGCAGAGCTCGCCGGTCTGGCGACGGAGATCGCTGCGCTGCGGCGCGAAGTGGCCGAGCTCAAGGACCGCCCCTCGTTGTAG
- a CDS encoding acyltransferase family protein, translating into MIHLASGLLNGNHLDARKPRRRLLPSKRATKGADRSSSVPRTFRPDIEGLRAIAVLLVVLDHVGVPALQGGYVGVDVFFVVSGFLITGLLLKEAERGRRISLLWFYARRARRILPAATLVLAVTVVSSFALIGGTSAARTAEDGQWAALFASNFRETSQGTDYWASDLSPSPLQHYWSLAIEEQFYLLWPALMMAVAAIGWRVPLRTRLTVLLAVTIAVSLMWSVYATTENASAAYFSPLTRTWELAAGAILAVLTPTIMRLPVFLAAVTSVSGLTAIAAAALTLDEYTRYPGSAAILPVGGTILVIIGGTITPKRGAEVLLQCRPLQWLGKLSYSLYLWHWPVLILPAASLGTELAMTTKLAFVGVALALSVVTFKYVELPVRNSNWLKARRPSVSVAFGAALVALSLGLTSNLVSILPKPSPTDKVGDFAVAPGSDLPTADEVAKAVADSVNVAGWPPEPPVGRFLFNQHACIRGLDAPTGKVTCSYGDASGGETVVVYGDSHAQMWESPLGVTATELGRRFEVFSMFSCPPADFSVYNAKRKGDYPECKAFRADSLAKIEALHPSVVLISGQRQGTWLEKDGRPDKENTGAAWEEGLASTIKSLSAISDRVVVIGDIAYSEKDPEDCVTSNSDDVRRCHTQRSYAVDTEHNEMEKRVAEAGGAEYVDVVPWLCAEDVCPAVVAGYATHKDAQHISTNYALWLRRSLAEAAALLP; encoded by the coding sequence ATGATACATCTGGCCAGTGGATTGCTCAATGGAAACCACCTTGACGCGCGTAAACCCCGACGCCGTCTGCTACCGAGTAAGCGTGCCACGAAGGGAGCCGATCGCTCTTCATCCGTTCCACGCACGTTCCGTCCGGACATAGAGGGTCTTCGCGCGATCGCAGTTCTACTGGTCGTGCTGGACCATGTAGGCGTGCCGGCGCTGCAAGGAGGCTACGTCGGTGTCGACGTCTTCTTCGTGGTCTCCGGCTTCCTCATCACCGGCCTCCTGCTCAAAGAAGCTGAACGGGGTAGGCGGATCTCCCTCTTGTGGTTCTATGCACGACGGGCTCGGCGAATCCTGCCTGCCGCGACTCTTGTCCTCGCCGTCACAGTAGTCTCATCCTTCGCTTTGATCGGCGGTACGAGTGCTGCTCGAACCGCCGAAGACGGGCAATGGGCCGCGCTTTTCGCCAGCAATTTTCGCGAAACCTCACAAGGGACGGACTACTGGGCCAGCGACCTTTCTCCATCCCCGTTACAGCACTATTGGTCACTGGCCATCGAAGAGCAGTTCTACCTGTTATGGCCAGCCTTAATGATGGCGGTCGCTGCGATCGGATGGAGAGTTCCGCTACGCACGCGACTGACGGTTCTCCTCGCTGTCACGATTGCAGTCTCCCTTATGTGGTCGGTGTACGCGACGACGGAGAACGCGAGTGCGGCCTACTTCTCTCCCTTGACGAGGACCTGGGAACTTGCGGCTGGCGCAATTCTTGCCGTGCTCACACCGACGATCATGCGGCTGCCGGTTTTTCTTGCCGCCGTTACGAGTGTGTCCGGACTCACTGCGATTGCGGCAGCAGCGCTCACGCTGGACGAGTACACCAGGTACCCAGGGTCCGCTGCTATTCTTCCGGTTGGCGGAACGATTCTTGTGATAATCGGCGGGACAATCACACCGAAGCGAGGAGCCGAAGTGCTCCTGCAGTGTCGACCTCTGCAATGGCTTGGCAAGCTCTCTTATTCCCTGTACCTGTGGCACTGGCCCGTGCTGATCCTCCCCGCGGCATCGCTCGGGACCGAACTGGCGATGACCACCAAGCTTGCCTTTGTCGGTGTGGCGCTGGCCTTGTCTGTCGTTACCTTCAAGTATGTGGAATTGCCCGTACGGAACTCCAACTGGCTCAAGGCCCGCCGGCCGTCAGTCAGCGTGGCTTTCGGCGCCGCACTGGTGGCGCTATCACTTGGCCTCACGAGCAATCTGGTGTCGATCCTGCCCAAGCCTTCCCCCACAGACAAAGTAGGCGATTTTGCAGTTGCCCCTGGCAGTGACCTACCGACGGCTGACGAAGTGGCAAAGGCCGTGGCTGACAGCGTAAACGTCGCAGGGTGGCCGCCGGAGCCGCCTGTTGGGAGATTCCTCTTCAACCAACATGCCTGTATAAGGGGCCTAGATGCCCCAACAGGTAAAGTCACATGCAGTTATGGTGACGCCAGCGGCGGCGAGACAGTGGTGGTTTATGGCGACTCGCACGCTCAGATGTGGGAAAGTCCGCTCGGCGTGACAGCCACTGAACTTGGGCGGCGCTTCGAAGTCTTTTCGATGTTCTCGTGTCCGCCAGCAGACTTTTCGGTCTACAACGCGAAGCGCAAGGGTGATTATCCCGAGTGCAAGGCATTCCGTGCTGACTCGCTGGCGAAGATCGAGGCACTTCACCCGAGCGTCGTCCTCATCTCGGGTCAGCGCCAGGGTACTTGGCTTGAGAAGGATGGGCGCCCTGACAAAGAAAACACGGGGGCCGCCTGGGAGGAGGGTCTCGCCTCGACCATAAAGTCATTGAGCGCGATAAGTGATCGTGTGGTCGTGATCGGGGACATCGCGTACTCGGAAAAGGATCCCGAGGACTGCGTCACATCGAATTCCGACGACGTCCGTCGCTGCCACACTCAGCGGAGTTACGCGGTGGACACCGAACACAATGAGATGGAGAAGCGCGTCGCCGAGGCCGGTGGCGCGGAATACGTGGACGTTGTTCCGTGGTTGTGCGCGGAGGATGTCTGTCCCGCGGTTGTCGCGGGATATGCAACCCATAAGGATGCTCAGCACATCTCCACCAACTACGCCCTGTGGTTGCGTCGGTCTCTTGCTGAGGCGGCCGCCTTGCTTCCCTGA
- a CDS encoding CBS domain-containing protein, translating into MSVVREFMTTDAQCIKEHQSLADAARMMLDLDCGSLPICGDDGKLKGMITDRDIVLRCVAADRDPREMLASELATGKPYWVDADASVDAAIEIMERHQVRRLPVIVDHKMVGILSQGDIARNYTEERVGELVEHISERHPMSA; encoded by the coding sequence ATGAGCGTTGTACGTGAATTTATGACCACGGATGCACAGTGTATTAAGGAGCATCAGTCCCTCGCAGATGCCGCTCGGATGATGTTGGATCTGGATTGTGGATCGTTGCCGATCTGCGGCGATGACGGCAAGTTGAAGGGCATGATCACCGACCGCGACATTGTGCTCAGGTGCGTTGCTGCCGATCGTGATCCCCGCGAGATGTTGGCCAGCGAGCTAGCCACCGGCAAGCCCTACTGGGTGGACGCCGACGCCAGCGTTGACGCAGCCATCGAAATCATGGAGAGGCACCAGGTCCGGCGCCTCCCGGTCATCGTCGACCACAAGATGGTCGGCATCCTCAGCCAGGGTGACATCGCGCGCAACTACACCGAGGAGCGCGTGGGCGAACTGGTGGAGCACATTTCGGAACGCCACCCTATGTCTGCATAG